Within Vicia villosa cultivar HV-30 ecotype Madison, WI linkage group LG1, Vvil1.0, whole genome shotgun sequence, the genomic segment GAAATTCTCTCTATTCattctgagcattcagattcggaggctgaaacgatggcagctcccgtagaaaggttgttaggtgattatggtggagcaaatgctccagctggccggatgacaattgtaaatcaatcggtcgatgttgctcactttcagctacacccagcaacgattcgacagctggagaagaaactattttcaggaagaataaatgaagatgctaataagcatttacaacggtttcttactatgacaacatctctgaagatagaaggacactctgaagaagccaagaagttggttatgtttccatTCACGTTAGTGGATTACGCTGAAGAGTGGTTGTACTCATTACCTGCTGCGAGTATTACCAAATGGCAATAAATGGAGTCAACCtttctgaatgagtattttcccgctgctgtttatatccgtaagaggtatgatattgttaattttaaacagaaggaaggagaatcacttggatatgcttataagagattcaagaggttgttggtggcatgcccaactcacaacatggatgtcactgaacaaatgcagaattttctgaatggtcttaaaatgaagactaagcaattgattgacacaacagctggtggctcatccaacttttcaacagccactggtgttaaaaaaatcatagaagctattgtggccaatgaacacttggatttatatgaccgtagtgttagccaacctaaaggattagtggatatgaaattgtcaacgcaagttgtgaaaatagaagatcaggtagctgcggaagttgagcggagaatgaaacagatgggtcttgaaaaacaaacagtagcacaagttcaaccggctcaagcaagtcaactggtggggtgtgaaatatgtggaggacctcattttactgttcagtgtgttgctacagctcagcaagtggaggaaataaagttcttgaagcaaaacaacccctactcaaatacctacaatccggggtggaaaaatcatccaaatttttcaaGGAAGGGTCAACCAGGGAATGCTCCTAAACAAGAGGTTATTCCATATCAAGGTCAGCAGTCGCAGCAACAGTatagacctcctcaacaacattatcaacaacctcagcaacaggcccccagaaaagcagattgggagattgccatcgaaaaaatggcagctcaaagctctcaatttcaagaagaaacaaggagtaaTTTTCGAAACATGGGTGCATCCATCAAAAATCTTGAGGTTCagatgagtcagatagcacaacaactCGCCAATGCTCAACCACAAGGTGCCTTACCTAGTGGAACTATTACAAACCCAAGGGAGCATCAGAATGTGAATGTCATCTCAACAAGAAGTTTGAGGAGatcaaaaccagaagaaaaaaatgaaaccgAGTATGATGATATCATCGAAGTAGATCTTGAAGTGCGTGAAAATAAGAAAGTGCTAGAGGAGGTGATACAACCTGTGAAGCCAActgaagagaaaagagaaaaagagctGACACCATTGATTAAGTTGTCGTATCCTTCTCGAGTAGCAAAGAAGGACCAAAAAGAGCAAGACTTTGAGAATTTTGCCACAtacttcaaaaagttagagaGCAATATTCCATTCTTTGATGCACTCGAGAAAATGCCAATGTACAGGAAGTTCATGAAGGAAGTGATATCTAAAAAGAAACCAACAAGGGGTGAAGGGGTAGTTAAGAAGGAGAAATGTTGTGCAATCTCACCAGAGAAGAGAATACCAATCAAGCAAAAAGATCCTGGATCAGCTGCAATACCGTGCACGATAAAAAACAGAACTTTCATGAAGGTTCTAATTGATTCGGGTGCTAGTGTGAGCTTAATGCCGTTATCTACCTTCAAAAAGCTCGGTATTGAAAAGGTgagtgaaagaggaacaaagttgaaatttgcagatcacaccatgaagaggtcatatggggtggcagaagatgtattggtagaaattgacaaatttgtttttccagttgattttgaaataatggatatccctgaagatgaagaaacccCTATTATTCTGGGTCGACCTTTCTTGCGCACTAGTCGGTGCAATTTCGATATTGAAAAAGGTACTCTGACtttgaaatcttttgatgaagaaataactctgaaagttgtcataccccaaaatttaccctcctctatgcatcttcaatggctcaaggttcaaagAATTATTCAAGTCACCCTCTCTTAATCGAGGGtctctaaaattagggttttcatttcatcaaaggattgtgaatattcaTGACCCAAATAAAGACCTCTAAATCCATTATtcaattttctattatttttatttcttttatattgaattttactcaattaaattcaacttaaattaaataaataatggagatatCCCAAGGAATGTAcaagatttattttccaatcaaatctttATCATGATATTATTGAAATTTGTTTGGTTTAATAATAGGAAAGTTTTGGGCAAAAATAGAAAGGAAACCATGTGATTTTTATCAAAACTCTTTCTCTCAAGACATAAGGAGTCCAAGCCCATACTAACCCTAATTCCATTCACATATATATTCTGAAAAGTTCACTAAGAGGGGGAGGACGAAAATAGGGGTCAAAGGAACTAGGgtttcaaaactcaaaattaGACATAAACTTGTGTTTTCGAAATCCTAATTTGGGGACGTTCTCAGAGCCATTCAAGGATAGAGCCTTGATCTGGAGGTAAGTGAAGGTAAGAGGGACCATTGGTAGAGCCCCATGCATCTTATATAACCATGCATACGTTCATACTTTGAAGAATTATGTTCATGATTCATTTTCTGTTCTATAGATGTGTTCGATTAAAACTAATGTCGCTAACATGCTTATATAGTGTTTTAGAGTCAAATTGACCGTCGATTCGCAGCTACTGGTGGCCGGAGCAAtctccaccattgttagggcaagagtTCTCTCTTCCTTCGTGTTCATGCTTGAAGGTACTTTTAGGCCAAACCAAGGACGTATTCTGAATCAGGAGACAACATTAAGAAGATCTGGGCTGTTTGTATGGGTGTTACGATCGTTTTCGCGAGAAAACCATGGTGGTCGGAGGTGGCTGCGCGCATGTGAGgaattccgcaggaaattccatgGGGAATTCCGCAGCAAATTCCGCAAGGCTGGAGGTAAGAGATGATGAGGTGGATGCTGACCTTTGACCATCTGCGTGTCGATGCACGATTCTCCAGTCAAAAATAATGGATTCTCTCTCCTCTTTAATTGGCAGCATGTGAACACCTTGAAGCTTGCATTTGACTTCAACCGACCAccaggttttttttattatttattgattTCATGTGATTATCCTAACAACTAGCCAATTGCCGCGTGATGGTGTGATCAATTGCTCATAAGCGGAGGGTGCTGGGATCAATCCTGGCAAAAGACATATTTTTATTATGATTTACAAATCTGGGATCCGGTGTAAGCCATATCATGTGCTTCTATGATGCATCCTCGCCTACTCATCACACGATCTCCTACAATCTCAATCTAACGTACCAGGATTTGCAAGGCCTACCATGGACCTCCCAAGTATGCCACACAGAATTGCAGCcaggttctttattgtttttattgttcAAATTAGTTAACTTAAATGATAATCaaatattgtttaatttaattaatttttaattaggattaaggtGTAAAATTATATTAGGCTAATGATTAGGGTAAGATTATATTTCCCGATTATCCGACAATCCcgattaactaatttaattttaataaaaaaaccataataaaatctataaaggTTTACTCTAtcagggtttgtccaatcccattagttTTTTAGCCAAAGTaataggatttaatttgttattcgtttcgactaaatctattggtcgcgacgGGTAATAATCAATCCTTTAAATGACAAAatgcaaattaatttttatttggttaaatggttgcaattattttattgattgtgatgattaacccctcctttttctaactttaattcgttattctttttaatcgaatcaatcgattacgaggggtaacgatgcaaactaattattaaaaattattaaaaatatcccaaatcgttattagtaataatcaaatcagttgattaaaattggtaacggtgtaacttcaaatcttttaactatggcgattgaatctattgattgttgcggttaatagtgctaaatcaaatcagggttgtacgcccaaacctcaaaacatttttcaaacctttcaaaacctcaatatcaaactacggattttcatcctcattcaaaactacgacaggctattcaaagGCCTCCAAATCTATATCAAATCAGATTTCAAACttaaagggcgtacaacccttccccgaactacgttgactctgattctccctaaggagatacgtaggcacttggcaacaaggcgagtccccctccctaaaatctcaattttcccctattcaattccttagctataaaccttgccataaacctttatctttgaaatgttagcctttaggaaagggttgagggtgcctaacaccttccctcgacctgaatatagtatcttaccctgatctctatactgcgtagggtttcctattcgcccttcacaATAGGTGGCGACTGTAAATCTATattttttaggacaggttgctaCAAAAGTGATAAACACCAAGAAGCAAGGTGAAAGTGGAGATAATCAATCTTCAGTTAGAATGATCCACATAGTAGGCGAAAGCAAAAGATTGGAACCAACCCCAAAAAAGGTCTCAAGCATAATCTCTTAGGTGGCGGCATCTCATATAAAAACTCCAAAGTCCAATAAAGAaatcaaggaaagaaagaaaaaggaacatCAAGGTGAGGAGATGGAAGTTGAAAGTGACTTGAGGCACAAAGTGGTTCATCCTTTAAATCTAGATGAGTTCTGGGTTGCGGAAAGGACAAGCAACATGGTGTGGAAGAGGAAGTATCCTCCCTAATAAAggataatggaccgtcgagccatgcgacgttaaacgaagcgcttcgtgggaggaaaCCCACGGGATTTCTTTTTAAtaagttttatgtgtttttgcattttattCTGTAGGTACAAACAGTGTGTCTCTTGCGAAACGAGAACCGAGTTGAGAAAACAATTCAATTTGGAGGAATTCAGGgttctgacacgggcacccgtgtcctgtgacacggccgtgtcacaaaccctgtgtagcaacctgccctaaaaatttagacttttagagtcgccacctattctgaagggcgaataggaaaccctacgcagtttagagtacggggtaagttattataatcaggtcgagggaaggtgttaggcaccctcaaccctttcctatttgctttgaatctaagggtcaagtttatggctaaaatattcaggtttaatagctaaaggattgaatagggggaaaattgagattttagggagggggctcgccttggttatccaagtgcctacgtatctccttagggagaatcagagtcaacgtagttcgggcacagggttgtacgccttagaattgattatggagatgtttgaagttgttttgaagttgttttgaaattgttttgaaatgcgaagttcgaaggtattttgaattaccttatcgtagttgtgaacatcgcagtgtttgaaaggatgtaaatccgtagtatcgtggtttagtgttttagatgtggttttgggcgtacaaccctgctttaatatggcactgttagatgcaatgatcaatagatttgatcagtatagctaacagattaatgggcattgctggttactcagatcgatagattgatcgtcgcgggcagcaaattgaatgtgttttagatttataattaatttttatctctcgcctaatgcgactaatagatttagtcgggtcgagaagagaattaaaaaaggttaatgttttattatttttatctctcgtctaatgcgactaatagatttagtcgggtcgaggagagaattaaatgaaggattaattaaattattaatcaaataaattaaattaatcaaaattatttctcgcctattGCGACCAATAagtatagtcggttcggggagaaaattaatattaagattaatgttggtaatgggatcgggcaaaccccaATATTTTGGTTACACACTCCTAGGGTCtttatgatttaatattaattaaaattaattaaaccaattaaatcgaataatcgaaataatgGAATAAATAATCCTAAAACTCTAAttataaccctaatcctaatttaattacaTCCTAATTTTAGTTAAATGGACTAATTAAATCAAACAATATTGATTAGTATTTAACTTAAACATTTaaataataagataaacaaaatttaaataaaagaacctGGAATCCTGTGCAGCGCCCTTATGAAGGTCCATGATACAGCTCCAGCCTTGCATGCGTCAGATCTAAGCTGATGAGGATCCAGTGGCGACGATTGAAGGCGCATGATAGGTGCGGATACATCTGCGGGTACAGGATCTATAGGCATGTAACAACAAGGAAAATAAGGAAAATATACGTGggacgctgggatcgaacccaggtcccttcGTTTCCCAGTTTCACTTCAGAACCACACGTGCTGCACTCACTTGGTGATAAAACTATAGTTTCAATccataatatataaaaatgaatgaatccataattcaaaagaaaaaagaatgcacGTGGTATTGTTCATATTCTTCTTCGCTGGGGCTTCTTCTTCAAATTCTACAGAATTCAATACTCATGCACCACGGCCAATAAATGAAACAAATCACTTGGTTAAATTGTAAATTCTGTTACGGACACGGTGATGGTTTTAGTTTGGCCCAATTTTACTTGTTTTGAAGAACCCCAATTCAGAGCTTGGGTAACCTATCAATGGTGGTTCTTGAAACATGTCAGGGGCGGCGCATCGTTTTGGAGAGGAAGGTCCCTTTTTTTCTATCGTAATAAAGTCTCGTTCTCCAGAAAAAGCGTTGATCCTGTATGGTGGAAGTAAAAATAGGATTCAGCtcttttcctccttttttttttcgGTCCCTCCTCCCTTTCTTTGTTAGCAAAAATCCTTCTTATATTGGTCAATTTAGGGTTTTCTActcctaatgggcctattgcccaattaacttaataattaaaaaaaaaagactaaaaaaaataatcctaataataatatataattaataaacctaataataatatcacctaatattaatattaatattaataataaaattaataatattaaatactaatagttagaagtgATAAAactactaataataatccaaaaaatgcaaatgttagtaaaagaaaaataatattaacaaatgatgaaacccttgaaacacctgttaatcgcaccccgtttcgttctcaggatattttataagagggcgggtttgacaataggaatgtcaaaccccatgactcttaattttgacccttgatgaattaaaatatatagatctgatcgggcaaattttggggtatgacaccctggAGGATTTTCTTTTTGAAACTGAATTTTGGAAGGAAGGCAGAGTCCTGACACGGCCACCTGTGTCACGTGACACAGCCGTGTCAGGCAGGGGCGCTGATTTTTGGTGAAGTTTCATTTTCTTTGGGGTGGGCCCCCTATCAACCCTCCACCTCCGCCTCAGTGAGCACTGTAAGTCCCCcttatgcttgcttacacattgaggacaatgttaagtccaagtgtgggggaggttctttcgttttaagttattttatgttatttccgTTTttgttatttccttattttatgtgcGTTTTGAGTCTTCTGTGCACCAGGATGAATGTGATTTCAACGAAAAGTATCATGGGAATGAAGGTGAAAAAGGGGAAAGACGCATCTTAAATTGGCTTCCGGGGCACCTTTGAAAGTTAGCACAACTGAAGAAAAATGCTAGACGCAACTTGATGGTGCCAAGTGAATGAGTTTAGAGCAACCCGAACCGAACATGAAGTTGTACAAAATGGAGACCATTGTTGAAACTGTAAGCAATACCTAACATGTGAGGATATACAAAGTCAAACACATCATTTCATCATGAGAGAGCATCAGTTATGGCATCATCACTataattttgcatttgttcttcatatagtacacaaattgatcacacacactgaggcacttttgtttgtttaaccttAAGCCTTTCTTACCCAACCTTGTTGTCTATTATCCCTCGTTAACCAATCTTTACCCATCATCCATGTtgttcttttaataaataaaaaaatattttttcataacCCCTCTTGTTTCCTCTATATTTGGTATGAACTATAAGTCCGAGTCCGATAGCAAAAGTTAAGTTTGGGGTAACCGAGTCCGGTAGCAAAAGAAGGAGGCAAgtgtgaaaagaaaaataaaaagaacacaTGCAAGAAAGAAAATGTTtgtgcaaaagaaaaaaaaagaagagagaaaattgattttgttttacacACTTGCCATCATGTAAAGAGTTCTAAGAGTCCGGAAAGCAGAAAAATCGCTAAACACTCCAAATGCTAGGTAATGTGCAAAAAGATATCGGACAGATTAGTTGATACCAAACCATAAACCCTCGTACCCAATTTCTTTATTTATCCTACCtaacctaagccccgttacaacccgtAAGTCCTGAAAAAGTGTGTGTtattgattatgtggaattgttTTAGAATGTGTACAAAATTTAAGAGTAGATATGTATGCCTTGATGAATGAGTGAAACACTTAACCCAGAGAGAATTTGTGAGAAAGTGATTGAGCTTGCAGGTGAAAGAATGAGTCAACATTGAAGTACAACGGAAAACTTCGGAGAGGGGAATCGAACACTTTGACACA encodes:
- the LOC131645257 gene encoding uncharacterized protein LOC131645257; the encoded protein is MGASIKNLEVQMSQIAQQLANAQPQGALPSGTITNPREHQNVNVISTRSLRRSKPEEKNETEYDDIIEVDLEVRENKKVLEEVIQPVKPTEEKREKELTPLIKLSYPSRVAKKDQKEQDFENFATYFKKLESNIPFFDALEKMPMYRKFMKEVISKKKPTRGEGVVKKEKCCAISPEKRIPIKQKDPGSAAIPCTIKNRTFMKVLIDSGASVSLMPLSTFKKLGIEKCFRVKLTVDSQLLVAGAISTIVRARVLSSFVFMLEGTNSVSLAKREPS